The following coding sequences lie in one Spinacia oleracea cultivar Varoflay chromosome 1, BTI_SOV_V1, whole genome shotgun sequence genomic window:
- the LOC130465535 gene encoding uncharacterized protein, whose translation MVLSGTALRIPPQEHQQPSQVPIWNRNTLLVDTTETLIRKFAILSSTKIRVNRAVFVTWSYILCNSDGKNDSEAMNTTEKLEERYSTQRPPMFSGKYYSYWRNKMEIFIKAENYQVWRVIEVGDFQVTKLNTSGETVPKPIAEFDKAGYEKLELNAMAVKILHCGLGPNEHNRVMGCKNAKQIWDLLQVTHEGTNEVKRSKIDLLMHQYELFTMKSSETIQDMITRFTNIINELNSLGKIITPEEQVRKVLRSLPQDPWMAKVTALQETKDFTKFNLEQLAGSLLTHELQLNARPSENTKNRALALKTENDENSEEDEETALFARRFRRMFRNYKEGDHRSKPNRKFSKTDIGCHKCGNLEHRIRECLLWEQERGKGKETAKDRFKDNKNSFSKNEVRKAMIAAWGDSSSDEEQDQPNEETAHLCLVAENEEDGSDSEFEKFQASLVQIKNRLKSLSKLELFDLLSCLTSNYEELLKEKLDSDKKHQTTVKKLTEDLEWTKNTNVDIDNRFFSLFYQNLHIKEICEALRNENSLLKQELIDLEVAKTKTLYKSELERTQLELVKIHQEKTNLEEELARKTRHRIEGTPKWIEEARTKRTEGLGFNHKKRHPRKTRVDLYSDIVCTFCGDRNRFLSLTTYEGGTVTFGDNKKGNIIGIGKVGKSKSHSIDNVFLVEGLGHSLLSISQFCDKGNYAKFFSNKCLIINSNTETVILEGQRKGNTYVVNLNSVPQSNLTCLSVIEDDPLLWHK comes from the exons ATGGTTCTCTCTGGAACAG CTTTGCGCATTCCACCTCAGGAACATCAGCAGCCATCTCAAGTTCCTATCTGGAACAGGAACACTTTACTTGTAGACACAACAGAAActttaatcaggaagtttgctattttgtcatcaaccaaaatcaGGGTCAacag agcagtatttgttacttgGTCTTATATCTTGT GTAACTCTGACGGGAAAAACGATTCTGAAGCTATGAACACTACAGAGAAACTGGAAGAGCGATACTCAACACAACGACCTCCAATGTTTAGTGGCAAGTACTACTCTTATTGGAGAAACAAGATGGAGATTTTCATCAAGGCTGAAAACTATCAAGTATGGAGAGTTATAGAAGTGGGAGACTTCCAAGTCACTAAGCTGAATACCTCTGGGGAAACTGTTCCCAAGCCAATTGCAGAATTTGACAAAGCTGGCTATGAAAAGCTTGAACTCAATGCCATGGCTGTTAAAATCCTACACTGTGGACTAGGTCCAAATGAGCACAATAGAGTAATGGGCTGCAAGAatgcaaaacagatttgggatctgctccaagtcactcatgaaggaacaaacGAAGTCAAAAGATCTAAGATCGATCTCTTAATGCACCAGTACGAGTTGTTCACCATGAAATCCTCTGAAACCATTCAAGACATGATTACTCGCTTTACAAACATCATCAATGAATTGAACTCTCTTGGGAAAATCATAACTCCCGAAGAACAAGTAAGAAAGGTTCTAAGGAGTCTTCCACAGGATCCTTGGATGGCCAAGGTCACTGCTCTTCAAGAAACTAAAGACTTCACCAAGTTTAACCTGGAACAATTGGCTGGATCTCTCTTAACTCATGAGTTACAATTGAATGCAAGACCCTCAGAGAATACAAAAAATAGAGCCCTTGCtctaaaaactgaaaatgatGAAAACTCTGAAGAAGATGAGGAGACAGCCCTATTTGCTAGAAGATTCAGAAGAATGTTTAGAAACTACAAAGAAGGAGATCACAGAAGCAAGCCCAATCGAAAATTCTCCAAAACTGACATTGGATGCCATAAGTGTGGAAACCTGGAACATCGCATTAGGGAATGTCTCCTCTGGGAACAGGAAcgaggaaaaggaaaggaaacagCAAAAGACAGATTCAAAGACAACAAGAACTCCTTCTCTAAAAATGAGGTAAGGAAAGCCATGATTGCTGCATGGGGAGACTCTTCTTCAGATGAGGAACAGGACCAACCCAATGAGGAAACTGCTCACCTATGCCTTGTAGCTGAAAATGAAGAAGATGGATCAGACTCAGAATTTGAAAAATTCCAGGCAAGTCTTGTTCAAattaaaaatagacttaaatcTCTGTCTAAATTAGAATTGTTTGACCTGCTTTCCTGTCTCACTAGTAATTATGAGGAACTCCTAAAAGAAAAATTAGATTCTGATAAGAAACACCAAACTACCGTCAAGAAACTCACTGAGGATCTAGAATGGACTAAAAATACAAACGTAGATATCGACAATCGTTTCTTTAGTCTTTTTTATCAGAACCTTCACATAAAAGAAATCTGTGAAGCCTTGCGTAATGAGAACTCCTTGCTAAAGCAAGAACTGATTGACCTAGAAGTAGCCAAGACTAAAACCCTTTATAAAAGTGAACTAGAAAGAACTCAACTTGAACTAGTCAAGATTCACCAAGAAAAGACCAACCTAGAAGAAGAATTGGCTAGAAAGACTAGACACAGAATAGAAGGAACACCTAAATGGATAGAAGAAGCTAGAACCAAACGCACGGAAGGATTAGGTTTCAATCACAAGAAACGTCACCCTAGAAAGACCAGAGTAGATCTCTACAGTGACATAGTATGCACCTTCTGTG gagatAGAAACAGATTTCTCTCACTCACGACCTATGAAGGTGGAACTGTGACTTTTGGCGATAATAAGAAAGGTAACATCATTGGCATTGGTAAGGTCGGTAAGTCAAAGTCTCACTCCATCGATAATGTATTTTTGGTTGAAGGTCTAGGACatagtttattaagcatttctcaattctgtgacaaaggaaattaTGCAAAATTCTTCTCGAATAAATGTCTAATCATCAACAGTAACACTGAAACAGTGATCTTAGAGGGACAAaggaaagggaacacatatgtgGTTAACCTTAACTCTGTTCCTCAATCCAATCTGACCTGTCTCagtgttattgaagatgatccattGTTATGGCACAAATGA